The following proteins are co-located in the Rheinheimera salexigens genome:
- a CDS encoding alpha/beta fold hydrolase produces the protein MKKFVNVNGKTVSYHAWGNTGPVILALHGSPQSARAVAHVCEVLAEKGFIVIAPDTPGNGLSDPLPNSEKTTIVDYASALHSFVAALGIKSHGIYGFHTGAAIACTYAALYPNQTNSIFFDGLPNWSADERESLIGYLASFEPVWDGSHMTWLWARMEEQTVFFPWHRASSHYRMDYNVSPAQGCHANVMDLLKSKNNYIQPYTEALKFNPGNWIGLLKSPYICAASFEDVLTEHLSRPGLDHVTPYIYQTREEMYETASRLFDENKTDNVTLKAQADLPCGFVEFEKGQVYWQGNPWQKSDSPTLVFLHGSGDSSNIYNRLSKAMKLYTNTLSFDLPGHGYSNDCSSLSGHTISSLAKCYHAACAALGVSNYVVVGERLGGLIANEMLKQKYCQQAMCIDIQQKLSKQDWQDLASFDCELAPQWDGSHLVRAWRIARWETLFTPWFKRDRAHAREIIGAQLEPNDIQKRAETLLMAKDEWLTSLTLESETEISDINAPHIRQYSTSFQSAAASTELRKISSSKDDWFITLYEQFVL, from the coding sequence ATGAAAAAGTTTGTAAACGTTAATGGCAAAACGGTCAGTTATCATGCATGGGGTAACACGGGACCTGTCATTCTTGCACTGCACGGTTCGCCGCAATCTGCTAGAGCCGTGGCACACGTATGCGAAGTGCTCGCAGAAAAAGGCTTTATTGTCATCGCCCCAGACACGCCCGGAAACGGCTTGTCTGATCCCTTACCAAACTCTGAAAAAACCACCATCGTGGACTACGCATCTGCGCTACATAGTTTTGTAGCCGCCCTCGGCATAAAAAGCCACGGCATTTACGGTTTTCATACAGGCGCAGCAATTGCCTGTACTTATGCTGCCCTATATCCCAACCAAACAAACAGTATCTTTTTTGATGGCTTGCCTAATTGGTCAGCTGATGAGCGCGAAAGTCTAATTGGCTACCTAGCTAGTTTTGAACCTGTTTGGGATGGCTCGCATATGACTTGGCTGTGGGCACGGATGGAAGAGCAAACTGTGTTTTTTCCTTGGCATCGTGCCAGTTCGCACTACAGAATGGATTATAACGTTTCTCCAGCACAAGGCTGTCATGCCAATGTAATGGATTTGCTGAAATCAAAAAATAATTACATTCAGCCTTATACCGAGGCGCTAAAGTTTAATCCCGGCAACTGGATTGGCCTGCTCAAAAGCCCTTATATATGCGCAGCGAGTTTTGAGGATGTGTTAACAGAGCATCTTAGTCGGCCAGGACTTGACCACGTAACGCCCTACATTTATCAAACTCGTGAAGAAATGTACGAGACCGCTAGCCGGTTATTTGATGAAAACAAAACCGATAACGTTACGCTTAAAGCACAAGCGGATCTCCCTTGCGGTTTTGTTGAATTTGAAAAAGGCCAAGTATACTGGCAAGGTAATCCTTGGCAAAAGTCTGACTCACCAACCTTAGTTTTTCTGCATGGTTCGGGTGATTCAAGCAACATTTATAACCGACTGTCAAAAGCAATGAAACTGTACACCAACACGCTAAGCTTTGACCTACCCGGCCACGGTTATTCTAACGATTGTAGTAGCCTGAGTGGACACACAATTAGCTCGCTTGCAAAATGCTATCATGCAGCTTGTGCGGCGCTAGGTGTGAGTAATTATGTAGTAGTTGGCGAGCGCCTTGGCGGATTAATTGCCAATGAAATGCTTAAGCAAAAGTATTGCCAGCAAGCTATGTGTATAGATATTCAACAAAAACTTAGCAAGCAGGACTGGCAAGATCTTGCGTCATTCGATTGCGAGTTAGCACCGCAATGGGATGGGTCTCATCTTGTTAGAGCATGGAGAATTGCACGTTGGGAGACACTCTTTACGCCTTGGTTTAAAAGAGACAGAGCGCATGCTCGCGAAATAATTGGGGCACAGTTAGAGCCTAACGACATTCAAAAACGAGCAGAGACGTTACTGATGGCAAAAGATGAATGGCTTACATCACTAACCTTAGAGTCTGAGACGGAAATATCCGATATTAACGCGCCCCATATTAGGCAGTATTCAACATCGTTTCAAAGCGCCGCAGCTTCAACTGAGTTACGTAAAATTTCATCGTCCAAAGACGATTGGTTTATAACGCTTTATGAACAATTTGTTTTATAG